The sequence below is a genomic window from Lolium perenne isolate Kyuss_39 chromosome 7, Kyuss_2.0, whole genome shotgun sequence.
CCAGCAATAGGTGGATTATTTGGATAAAAATATATCAGATAAATTTAAATTATTTTTGGACACGGATATTGAGGGTGCTATTTGGGATACGGTATCCGGTGTCAAGTTTGGAATCAGATATCCTTATTCATTGGACTCCTTCAAACCGGATATATGTTCTCTAAAACGGACGCCGAAATGGTGCGAGAAGTATCATACTCGTTTACTCCGTACCCCTGCATCTTATAAGATAACTAAGATTTCAGCATTCATACACAACGATCACACAGGGGCATGCTTACGCGCTACGTGTAAGTTGTAACAACGAGTGTTtgacaaaatcaaaaccattgacGTCGACGACTGCGTAATCCGTCTTTGACAAGGCACCGTCCATATCAATCGCCCAGCTAGCTCCTCGACGTTAATATTCCGCCGAGCAGGATAAGATCGCCCACCCCTGGCAACTGCATGCTGCCCAGTTTAAAAAAGAGAGTCAGAGCTAATCGGATTCTACAAATGTAGATCAGCAATGCCTTGCTTTGGCTTTAGCACTCCAGCTAGGACAGCACCTGATCGGGCTGATTCACCCAATGATCGATGAGCGGGGAAATGTTGACAACCTGATCGTCGCTTGGTGCCCACCAATGGTTGAGTGAGATAGGCCGCCGTCCTGTGGCTGTGGCGTAAACAAACGGCAAGTGGAGGGTATATCGCTCCATCTAGCGAGACCGGCCACCAGACGGCGacgggtgatgatgatgattagtTGGAACTGGAAGCCTTTGGAGGTTGCCCATTCTATCCGCTGGCGCCATTCCTTCCCTCTTGGTGCGAATTTTGAATTTTAAAACTTGCTAGCTAACTCAAAATAGTTTATATCCTCACGAATTAACTCAACGACAGCACGAGGAGTAGCAGATTTTGGCTCGAAGGTTCGCCTATTTCGCTGTTTCCACATGGACTTCAAATTCAGAAGTTAGCACATTGAACTTATTGTTTCCTAGTCTATGTTTAGCTTAAGGCCGTATTAGGTCGGAACTGCAAACATGGCATCAGATGAACCCGGGTTTGTTGAATGTCGTATGATGCCACATGCTACTAGGCTCCCTTAAATCGTGGGGTGGTTCGGATCGGTGGGAGGTGGGAACAATATTAGGGTTCGTGGGATTCAATTGAGAGAGAGGGAGAGTGGGGCCGAAAAGGACACCCCTAAATTGCAAACAAAAAGCTAGATTGGTGTTCCACACAATCACCCATAAATGCAAGTACATGGTTAATCCGCAGTTTGCGATTAACACCAGAGCCATTAAGGAAGAGACTTTCCCTTCCACCACTCGGTAATCCCTGTTTGGATAGGGGCTTAAGGTAATTAAAAGAGATCGGATCAACTAGTTTGGTGTGCCAACTTCAGAGGTTTATAGTTTATGGTTCGATTTAGCTAACCACTTTGAGTTGAAGGTTCAAATTGTTGAATATAATTGCTTAGTCTCTTCCATCTGCAATTTCACGTGGTATCAGACGTACAAGGTCGTATGTTAAAATCCTAGTCAACACAGTATTAAAATAAATATTTGCGGCATCCCTAAAAAAATGAACAATACACGTCTAAGGTCCGTGCGAGATTTAAAAAAAATACCCACCAGGTTAGACATGAGGGGAGTTGACGAATATAATTGTTTAGTCCCTTTTAAGAGATCGTTCCTTTGGTTAAACAGACTAGAGCAGCATGCTATTGGACACAAATAAACTTCAATATTTGCAACTAGTCAAAGTAGTATATAAGAAGTGGAACCCTCTGCCCGGTATGAATACATTCCCCATCTGTACTACTCCATATATCTACTCTATCATtgtatacttccacactgcatttTAGGCTATCTAGGATGGGGTGACTAGACGATACGTACGCGCCCTTTGGAGCCACGAAAGGACGAACCTAACACCAGCCAATGAAATGAAGTCAGCCACTTTGCACTTTTTTCTGGTAGTTGCATGACACGACGGTACCGGTATGACATGGCCTCCCATAAAAGCCTAGTTGCCCATCATAGTTTTGAAGAATAGTATCGATCACGTCTACCAGTTATTTGCTTGCGTTTCCATTTTCTACCGGGACATGGCCTATTGGCCTGCCACTGAGGACGGTGTTGGTCTTACCTGGAATTAGAAATGTTTCCAAGTCCGCCCACGTACGCCAGtgcagcaaggttccaacaattaGAATCGGTTGATGGAGTGTCACGTTATCAGGTGAGGTTTTGCACGGATTGTCATCTCAGACGTTGGAGGTCCTGGTCAAGCACACGATTACATAAACCaacattcaaaataaataaataaaatgatAACAACACATAAACCAACATTTAAGAATAAATAAAGTCATTTAGAGAGGAGTAATACTACTATTTAATTGTTTACAGTAATGCATAGAGGAAATTAAATGACCCATCTCCAAAATGACTCTCCAAAATGACTTTTCCTACAAGGCTGTCGTTGCaagaaaataaaataggtgaagtCTAGAAATTGAATGATGCAAGTGCCTTTCTCTTTTAAAGGAGTGTTGGCAAGCCACCGACCACGAACACATCACATCAATGTAATTTCTTTCTTTCATGTCGATGGAAACCTATAACCAGAAACCGACCAAAATTTTCTTTTGATAGTGTAGATACACCTCGGAAATAAAACCGATACATCGACGTGTCTTCGTCTTAATGTCATCATTTAAGGACATGAAAGGAACACGGTTTCAAGTGGGAAATGTATTGTTTTAAAATAATAAAATCACCTTTCTTAATTTCATTGTGTATGGAAAGGAACACACGGAACTAATTAAATGACCCCTCTCCAAATGACTTTCCCTACAAGGTAGGGAACATCTTTGCAAACTTCCCTGCGACCACGGTTGTCGACCCAAGAAGAAGGAAATTTTAAAAAGCTCGAAAGTTTCACCGACACAAGCGTCTTTTTTTCCAGGACGAAACAAAATGCGAGTGTTTGGATTTGAACTGTTAGTTTCTGTTAAATTAATGTCTTTTAATTATAAAAGAAACCAACTGATGCAACAAGCGTGAAAATACTATTTTTTGCGCGTCCGGCCGCCCAACATACATCGAATCATTGTAATATCCTCTCTTTCATGTCGACAGAAACCTACGACCAGAACCCAATTAAATTCCATCGTGACAGAAGTACACGCACACCTCAGAAATAAAACCGCGACGCAGACATATTTCAGAGGAATGTAGTTTCTAGAAGAGGAAAAAAGTTAAATAAATATATATTTTTTAAAAGATAAAACTACCATATTTAAGTTGTAGCTAGTGTGCACGGGGAAGGAAGGAAGCCCACGGATTTGGGCTGCCACGAGATCCCCGCCGTCCGATCGGGATCGGACGGCCGAGATCGCCCGCAATCCTAGCCCATCTCCCAGGCTCCCACCTTTTCCTGTTGGGAGTAATTGGTTCGGCGTCGCCaccacctcttcctcctcgccaccACTCCCTGCGGTTGGCTTCCCACCCCCAACCCCATTCGCCGCCGCCCgatcgccgccaccgccggcgcgCGCGCGCGGCTCCGGCGGCGAAACCTCCTCCTAGTCCGAGCATGGTGGGCGGGATGTGCGGGAACGACAACTGGATCAACAGCTACCTGGACGCCATCCTCGACGCGGGGAAGGGCGCCCCGGGCGGAGGCGCCGGgcccggcggcggcggacgcggggGCGGGGCGGGAGACCGGCCCTCGCTGCTCCTCCGCGAGCGCGGCCACTTCTCCCCCGCCCGGTACTTCGTGGAGGAGGTCATCACCGGCTACGACGAGACCGACCTCTACAAGACGTGGTCGCGCGTACGTTGTTCCCCTTCCTTCGCGACAACCCCGCggatttttttccttttcttgctCGCTACCTCCATCCGGCGGGGTTCGCGGCGGCGCCTCGTTGGTTTCTGACCGATCCGTGCGTGGGCGCAGGCGAACGCGATGCGGAGCCCGCAGGAGAGGAACACGCGGCTGGAGAACATGACCTGGAGGATCTGGAACCTCgccaggaagaagaaggaggtgtgcCTTTTCGCTTTCGGTTCGTTTCTTACTTTTCCTTCGTGCTGGCTCTACGGTTTTCGGTGTGGTGGGAGGGCTTGGTAAATTATGTGTTCAACTGCAAGCCATGGTGAAGTGGAGCGTTGGGTTAGATTAGTGTGGGTTTTTTTTTTCCTGGGAAGGAAGGACTAAAGGCTGGATTGATCTGTGCGCCAGGCTCTGTTCGAATTGATCTGTCACCCTTCTCAATGATCTCATGTACCACCCAGAAGTACCACATGAATGTGATAGCTTTCATTTCAGTGATGTTAGGTAGATTCTTGCCTCATCTGATTACTGAGTTATGATGGGACAAACATATCGCCGCACCCGTGAAATTGTGTGCGCAGTTGGGCAATTTTTTTCCGAGAATGTCAACATTTTTAATGTTTCCTGTCAGTGTCACTTGGTCTCTGGCTCTTCATCTCTTTCCCTGCCTACTTTCTCAGCTCACCAAGAATCTGCTTCGTAATCTGAAAGAAGCTAGCATAGATATTACAGTTGCTGGAACACGGTGAATAATCAGTATCTACTGGTTTCACGAACAGCAGAGTCGGCCATGCTGCACCCCAGATATGCGTACTGACCAATTGTCCAAATGCAGTCTACCTTTGCCTCCAGTAGTAGCAGATCAAGTAGATGACAAATGCTGTGAAAGAGGTCGTTGAAGACTAGCATGACGGCAATATAGATTTAGTTGGATAGATCGTCGCACCACTGCTGGAATCATGAAAAATAAAATGGCGCTGATGTTGGAATAATCTCCTTTTTGGGCGCAAATTACGCAGTAGCATGTATCCAATTTGTTCATAGAGTGTGGACAGGTGGGTGTTCTGCTGTGCATTCAGAAAGGGGCCTTTTTTCTCAAATAGAGTCCGATATGCTTACAAGTGGACTGAACATCGTGGTTTGGTAGTATTTTCAGACCCATTCAGGTTATTTCGGGTACTGAAATACAGATAGCCTTGCATATTTGTCAAAAGATGATTTTTTCCATTGCCCCTCAAAAAATTTCTTTGGTTTACACATGAATCTTACAGATTTCAGTTTCTTTTCAAGCCACACATATGCTCACATCCACATTTAGTTCTTGTCCATTCACTATCCACTCTCTAATTGAGCCGATGAAATGTTTTCTTATGTGGTGCGAAAAGTTAAAAACCACGCATACTTAAAAAAGCATTTCCAGACCGGCAGTACCAAACTCACATATCCTGACTAAAAGGTCTACATTCTGGAACCCTTCAGAATATACCTTCCCTGTTCCTGACAAGGAAGCAGATTCCTGGAGCTCCATTGGCACCTGCAAACcaaccatcttgctttcctgaatttCCATTGAAGCTCTGTTAGCAATTTCCATTTGCCTCGTCTTAAGCTTGTCATAGGACAAATCGCTCATATGATAATATTGTTATTATAGGAACCAGCTAAAATCAAAATGAGGTGGACCGCCTAATCAACAAGGATACTATGCAGAGGCAAATGCTGGATAAAACTGATTTATGAAAACACTGCATGTATGTAAAGCTGTGTGTTCAATCTGCATGAAAAGGCGACTGATGTGTGTTGCTACTGTCAGTCACTCTTTCATACATTTTTGGTACATAACATGTTCATATGTAATAAGCAGGATTTCTTGCTGTAATTGTAATTTGCAACAATGTATTTTTTTGTTGGGTTGACCAGGAATTATCACTACAGGGCTGGATTTAAAATGTCGCAACATGTTAAGATAATATAATTGTCCTATTGGGGTTTCACAGTATCAAGGTGTCataatttagacaaatctaagacatgtttcatgggacggagggagtttTTTTCTTCCCTTTTTAGTGTCAGAATTTAACCCTTCTTCAGTAATTACATTCTTACTCACATTTATACTTCATGCTACCGTCTTTCATATCCCTTCTTTATTACCTAATTCTTCTGGTACCCAGGCTGAAGAAGCCAACCGTTTGTTAAAACGTCGCCTAGAGACAGAGAAGCCACGGACTGATGCCGCTGCAGAAATGTCTGAAGATCTCTTTGAAGGAGAAAAGGGAGAGGATGCTGGTGATGCATCTGTTGCCTACGGTGACAGCTCAGCTTCAAACACACCTAGGATCAGTTCCATCGACAAGCTATACATAGTGTTGATCAGGTATGGACTAGTTTCCTTGACTTCATGTAGTATTTTCTAGGCATACGTGCAATGTAAGAAAAGTTGATAATCACCGTTTAATCTGCAGGCGATTAATTCATTATGCTTTGAGCTATTATCATATCCGATGCAAATAACCTAACACAGCTAGTGGGAAGATCTTTGTCCTATTACCTGTATTCTGTATACTATCATGCACCAAGACTTATTTCATTTGGCCATTCTTTAGCAATGGATGATGAATAATGATGTAAAAAACATAACCTTTGACAGATTTAGCCTACTTACTGTTAATACAACCAATAGACTCAGAATTGCTGGTACCACCTCCTGTAGTCTTGCTTTTATTCCCTACTTTGATATATATGATGCAATTTGCAGGTTTGCCAGTATTGTGTGTTAAAATGAATCTCCCGTTTAATTCCTTTGTGATGTATTATACTGCAGCCTTCATGGCCTGGTCCGTGGTGAGAACATGGAACTTGGCCGGGATTCAGACACTAGTGGGCAGGTATTCTTGCTGCATATACTGAAGTACACGTGCATTTCTCCCAAGCATGAATAACTTGACCTTATCCTTTAGTTAATTGGGAGTAGCTATTACTTTCATTTGACCTTCTAAATATGCCCAGCAACAAAAAACAGCATATAATGATACAATTTCGTTTGCTCTAATGTGTGCCGATTAATAGGTCAAATATGTTGTGGAACTTGCTAAAGCATTGAGTTCATGCCCTGGAGTATACCGGGTTGACCTGTTGACAAGGCAAATATTAGCACCGAATTATGATCGTGGATATGGTGAACCATCAGAGACACTGTTGCCAACAAGCTTCAAGAATTTTAAACATGAAAGAGGAGAGAACAGTGGTGCGTATATCACCAGAATACCATTTGGACCAAAAGACAAGTATCTAGCTAAAGAACAGCTCTGGCCTTATGTTCAAGAATTTGTTGATGGTGCACTCAGTCATATAGTGCGCATGTCGAAAACCATAGGTGAAGAAATCGGCTGTGGGCATCCAATGTGGCCTGCTGCGATTCATGGCCATTATGCCAGTGCAGGAGTAGCTGCTGCTCTACTATCTGGAGCACTTAATGTTCACATGGTATTTACAGGCCATTTTCTTGGGAGAGATAAGTTAGAAGGGCTTCTCAAGCAAGGGAAACAGACAAGGGAAGAAATAAATATGACATACAAAATAATGCGCCGCATTGAGGCAGAGGAACTGTCTCTTGATGCGTCTGAAATAGTGATTGCAAGTACTAGGCAAGAGATAGAAGAGCAATGGAACTTGTATGATGGTTTTGAAGTCATGCTTGCAAGGAAACTTCGTGCAAGAGTCAAGCGTGGTGCAAACTGCTATGGTCGTTACATGCCTCGTATGGTTGTGAGTACACTATATACTTTGTAACTTTGATATGTGGTGGAATTATTGTTCGAGAAATCCTGGTGGATGTTTTTTTTCATACTTTGGTAGTTAGCAACTTAACATCAGCTGTCATTGCCATCCATATTTTCTGTAGCATTCTAATATTCATTAACTTTGTTTTTATTGCTCTGCAGATAATTCCTCCAGGTGTTGAATTTGGCCATATGATTCAAGATTTTGATATGGATGGTGAGGAAGATAGCCCATCACCAGCATCCGAAGATCCACCTATTTGGTCTGAGGTGGCAAATTTTTCTTAAGAAGTTCACATATATTTTTCGATTTTGACTTACTACACTTATTATTTTAAGTTTATCCTGCATTTTTAAGTCTACGTCCTGATAATTTGCATTTGATGACAGATAATGCGGTTCTTTACAAATCCTAGAAAACCGTTGATTCTGGCTGTTGCTCGTCCTTACCCAGAAAAGAATATTACAACGCTTGTGAAGGCTTTTGGTGAATGCCGACCATTGAGGGAGCTTGCTAACCTAGTAAGATAATAAACCTCATTATGATGTTCCGTATATACAATGTATAAATATCATGAATGAATGCATTGATTGCAATAGCTGCTAATTATCTGAAATACTTTTAACACTTTATTTCGTACTAACTTTTGATGTTGCATTCAGACTCTGATTATGGGTAACCGTGAGGCTATTTCTAAAATGAGTAATATGAGTGCAGCTGTTTTGACATCAGTGCTTACACTGATTGATGAATATGATCTGTATGGTCAAGTGGCATACCCAAAGCATCACAAACACTCTGAAGTTCTTGATATTTATCGTTTAGCGGCGAGAACAAAGGTATGTTGTTTCTGAACGTTAGGAAACAGTTGGTACCattctattttttattttttttgagaaCATAACAGTTGGTGCCATTCTTTCCCTTGTTTTAAATACCTAGCTTCTGAAGTGTTTACATCTTTAATCCTTCATCTATATTGATCTATTTCTGGTAGTTAGAAACACACTACTGAAGTAAATCAAATTGTTCAAATGGCTGAGGGTCTTAATACCAGATTCTGTGAAGTTAAATGCTTACAGTAACAATTTTACTATATTGGGTAGATTTGGCAAGTTCTACTTTAGTACCCATATCCTGTACTATTTGTGTTGATGCTGATTGTCCATTGAACATATGCAGGGTGCTTTTGTAAATGTAGCTTACTTTGAACAATTCGGTGTCACCTTGATAGAGGTAATAATCATTAAAATCTAAATTCACTTTTGAGGTTACTAACCATTTCTGCATTCTAATTACCTCCAGTATGTTATCTGTGAGAGCAGGCGGCCATGCATGGTTTACCTGTAATTGCAACAAAAAATGGAGCTCCTGTTGAAATTCACCAGGTTCGCGCATAAACATTAACTTGATTTTGCAAGGAAAATCATATCAACTCATGGTTGGTATTAAGATTCCGAGGCTAATTTCTGATGAATGCTGATGCAGGTGCTGAACAATGGTCTTCTTGTTGATCCCCATGATCAGAATGCAATTGCTGATGCACTCTATAAACTTCTTTCTGAAAAACAACTTTGGTCAAGATGTCGAGAGAATGGGCTGAAAAATA
It includes:
- the LOC127316824 gene encoding probable sucrose-phosphate synthase 3 isoform X1, with the protein product MVGGMCGNDNWINSYLDAILDAGKGAPGGGAGPGGGGRGGGAGDRPSLLLRERGHFSPARYFVEEVITGYDETDLYKTWSRANAMRSPQERNTRLENMTWRIWNLARKKKEAEEANRLLKRRLETEKPRTDAAAEMSEDLFEGEKGEDAGDASVAYGDSSASNTPRISSIDKLYIVLISLHGLVRGENMELGRDSDTSGQVKYVVELAKALSSCPGVYRVDLLTRQILAPNYDRGYGEPSETLLPTSFKNFKHERGENSGAYITRIPFGPKDKYLAKEQLWPYVQEFVDGALSHIVRMSKTIGEEIGCGHPMWPAAIHGHYASAGVAAALLSGALNVHMVFTGHFLGRDKLEGLLKQGKQTREEINMTYKIMRRIEAEELSLDASEIVIASTRQEIEEQWNLYDGFEVMLARKLRARVKRGANCYGRYMPRMVIIPPGVEFGHMIQDFDMDGEEDSPSPASEDPPIWSEIMRFFTNPRKPLILAVARPYPEKNITTLVKAFGECRPLRELANLTLIMGNREAISKMSNMSAAVLTSVLTLIDEYDLYGQVAYPKHHKHSEVLDIYRLAARTKGAFVNVAYFEQFGVTLIEAAMHGLPVIATKNGAPVEIHQVLNNGLLVDPHDQNAIADALYKLLSEKQLWSRCRENGLKNIHQFSWPEHCKNYLSRILTLSPRYPAFASNDDQIKAPIKGRKYIVVIAVDSASKKDLAFIIRNSIEATRTETSSGSTGFVLSTSLTISEIHSLLLSAGMVPTDFDAFICNSGSDLFYPSQTGDSPSTSRVTFALDRNYQSHVEYHWGGEGLRKYLVKWASSVVERRGRMEKQVIFDDSEHSSTCCLAFRVVNPNYLPPLKELQKLMRVQSLRCHALYNHSATRLSVIPIHASRSQAIRYLSVRWGIELPNVVILVGESGDSDYEELFGGLHKTVVLNGEFNTPANRIHTVRRYPLQDVIALDCSNIVGVQGCSTDCMRSTLEKLGIPTK
- the LOC127316824 gene encoding probable sucrose-phosphate synthase 3 isoform X2, coding for MSEDLFEGEKGEDAGDASVAYGDSSASNTPRISSIDKLYIVLISLHGLVRGENMELGRDSDTSGQVKYVVELAKALSSCPGVYRVDLLTRQILAPNYDRGYGEPSETLLPTSFKNFKHERGENSGAYITRIPFGPKDKYLAKEQLWPYVQEFVDGALSHIVRMSKTIGEEIGCGHPMWPAAIHGHYASAGVAAALLSGALNVHMVFTGHFLGRDKLEGLLKQGKQTREEINMTYKIMRRIEAEELSLDASEIVIASTRQEIEEQWNLYDGFEVMLARKLRARVKRGANCYGRYMPRMVIIPPGVEFGHMIQDFDMDGEEDSPSPASEDPPIWSEIMRFFTNPRKPLILAVARPYPEKNITTLVKAFGECRPLRELANLTLIMGNREAISKMSNMSAAVLTSVLTLIDEYDLYGQVAYPKHHKHSEVLDIYRLAARTKGAFVNVAYFEQFGVTLIEAAMHGLPVIATKNGAPVEIHQVLNNGLLVDPHDQNAIADALYKLLSEKQLWSRCRENGLKNIHQFSWPEHCKNYLSRILTLSPRYPAFASNDDQIKAPIKGRKYIVVIAVDSASKKDLAFIIRNSIEATRTETSSGSTGFVLSTSLTISEIHSLLLSAGMVPTDFDAFICNSGSDLFYPSQTGDSPSTSRVTFALDRNYQSHVEYHWGGEGLRKYLVKWASSVVERRGRMEKQVIFDDSEHSSTCCLAFRVVNPNYLPPLKELQKLMRVQSLRCHALYNHSATRLSVIPIHASRSQAIRYLSVRWGIELPNVVILVGESGDSDYEELFGGLHKTVVLNGEFNTPANRIHTVRRYPLQDVIALDCSNIVGVQGCSTDCMRSTLEKLGIPTK
- the LOC127316824 gene encoding probable sucrose-phosphate synthase 3 isoform X3 — encoded protein: MELGRDSDTSGQVKYVVELAKALSSCPGVYRVDLLTRQILAPNYDRGYGEPSETLLPTSFKNFKHERGENSGAYITRIPFGPKDKYLAKEQLWPYVQEFVDGALSHIVRMSKTIGEEIGCGHPMWPAAIHGHYASAGVAAALLSGALNVHMVFTGHFLGRDKLEGLLKQGKQTREEINMTYKIMRRIEAEELSLDASEIVIASTRQEIEEQWNLYDGFEVMLARKLRARVKRGANCYGRYMPRMVIIPPGVEFGHMIQDFDMDGEEDSPSPASEDPPIWSEIMRFFTNPRKPLILAVARPYPEKNITTLVKAFGECRPLRELANLTLIMGNREAISKMSNMSAAVLTSVLTLIDEYDLYGQVAYPKHHKHSEVLDIYRLAARTKGAFVNVAYFEQFGVTLIEAAMHGLPVIATKNGAPVEIHQVLNNGLLVDPHDQNAIADALYKLLSEKQLWSRCRENGLKNIHQFSWPEHCKNYLSRILTLSPRYPAFASNDDQIKAPIKGRKYIVVIAVDSASKKDLAFIIRNSIEATRTETSSGSTGFVLSTSLTISEIHSLLLSAGMVPTDFDAFICNSGSDLFYPSQTGDSPSTSRVTFALDRNYQSHVEYHWGGEGLRKYLVKWASSVVERRGRMEKQVIFDDSEHSSTCCLAFRVVNPNYLPPLKELQKLMRVQSLRCHALYNHSATRLSVIPIHASRSQAIRYLSVRWGIELPNVVILVGESGDSDYEELFGGLHKTVVLNGEFNTPANRIHTVRRYPLQDVIALDCSNIVGVQGCSTDCMRSTLEKLGIPTK